A region from the Kineothrix sp. IPX-CK genome encodes:
- a CDS encoding sensor histidine kinase, with amino-acid sequence MKRIREKWQGLKLNIKFTVIIIAFVIVPIVFFSMYLFYSMEESAVREKRSSMEYSMESSYTRILKNVDSINMSTQFFLSDAFLTDCLGSIKNGQPMSTEELREFYNVNIASLERMVNSNPYLYQIRVYADSNSLQEMMPILYKRERMERLDWAQDTDIYGWKYDYTDMIFDSYVMDQNKKIMSLVTPIEDFENGDLGVLEVAMSMDTMFPELYEDRPGRWSCFADDGGERHYGTEKDNQDSYIEYILKNTVSGGKEESHTYYTEIDGEPFVVGFLPVKELSGSLIYVDSIASEIGRIHNMRAFFILIMVGILMCLIVLINFVVKSLLSQFYSILFSIREVQKGDLGVVIEGCGTDEMGELGTQINKMLLRIRQLMEDNINRERLVKNSEIKALQNQINTHFIYNVLESIKMMAEIDEKYEISDAVTSLGKLLRYSMRWVSGNVTVEEEIDYIKNYLALINLRFDYEIYLSLNISDIIYKQEIPKMSLQPIVENAIYHGIEEMAEDTSIYVKGFVNGDDCIIEITDAGKGMSEKEVSELYKKISGEIEAGGGSGNGIGLKNVQDRIKMSFGERYGIEIASKLGCYTKIMVRIPLRKKEGL; translated from the coding sequence ATGAAGCGGATAAGAGAAAAATGGCAGGGCCTAAAATTAAATATAAAGTTCACGGTTATCATCATTGCTTTCGTCATCGTGCCCATCGTCTTTTTTTCCATGTACCTTTTTTACAGCATGGAGGAAAGTGCGGTCAGGGAAAAGCGAAGCAGTATGGAATACAGTATGGAAAGCAGCTATACCCGCATACTGAAAAACGTGGATTCCATCAACATGTCCACTCAATTTTTCCTGAGCGATGCGTTTTTGACGGATTGTCTGGGCAGCATTAAAAATGGACAGCCAATGAGCACTGAGGAGTTGAGGGAATTCTATAATGTCAACATCGCTTCTTTGGAGAGAATGGTAAACAGCAATCCATATCTTTATCAGATCCGGGTCTATGCGGACAGCAACTCTCTTCAGGAAATGATGCCCATCCTCTATAAAAGGGAGAGAATGGAGCGCCTGGACTGGGCCCAAGATACGGACATTTATGGCTGGAAATATGATTACACAGATATGATCTTCGACTCCTATGTGATGGACCAGAATAAAAAAATAATGTCTCTCGTAACGCCCATTGAGGATTTTGAGAACGGCGATCTGGGCGTGCTTGAGGTAGCCATGTCCATGGACACTATGTTTCCTGAGCTGTATGAGGATAGGCCGGGGCGGTGGAGCTGCTTTGCCGACGATGGCGGAGAACGCCATTACGGTACGGAAAAGGACAATCAGGACAGCTACATAGAATATATTTTGAAGAATACGGTTTCCGGAGGAAAAGAAGAAAGCCATACTTATTATACGGAAATAGACGGAGAGCCCTTTGTGGTAGGATTTCTTCCTGTAAAGGAGCTGTCAGGCAGTCTGATCTATGTGGACAGCATCGCGTCCGAAATCGGAAGGATCCACAATATGCGGGCATTTTTTATTCTCATTATGGTGGGGATACTCATGTGCCTGATCGTTCTTATCAATTTCGTGGTAAAGAGCCTCTTGAGCCAGTTCTACAGCATACTCTTTTCTATCAGAGAAGTGCAAAAGGGTGACCTGGGTGTGGTGATCGAGGGGTGCGGGACCGATGAAATGGGTGAGCTGGGTACTCAGATAAACAAGATGCTTCTGCGAATCAGGCAGCTTATGGAGGATAATATCAACCGAGAACGTCTGGTAAAGAATTCGGAGATTAAAGCTCTCCAGAATCAGATCAACACTCATTTCATATACAATGTGCTGGAATCCATTAAAATGATGGCGGAAATTGATGAAAAATATGAAATATCGGATGCAGTGACCTCCCTTGGGAAGCTGCTGCGCTACAGTATGCGCTGGGTATCCGGAAATGTGACGGTGGAGGAGGAAATCGACTATATCAAGAATTATCTGGCGCTGATCAACCTCCGCTTCGACTACGAAATCTATCTTTCCTTGAACATAAGTGACATTATTTATAAGCAGGAGATTCCCAAGATGTCGTTACAGCCCATTGTGGAAAACGCCATTTATCACGGCATAGAGGAAATGGCGGAGGATACCAGCATATACGTTAAGGGTTTCGTTAACGGCGACGACTGCATCATAGAGATAACGGATGCCGGAAAGGGTATGAGCGAGAAGGAAGTAAGCGAGCTTTATAAAAAGATTTCGGGAGAAATCGAGGCCGGCGGCGGTTCCGGTAATGGTATCGGCTTAAAGAACGTACAGGATAGAATAAAGATGAGCTTCGGAGAACGTTACGGGATTGAAATAGCCTCTAAGCTGGGCTGTTATACAAAGATCATGGTAAGGATACCCTTACGGAAAAAAGAAGGACTCTAA